AGTGAAATTCGAACAATGAGTGAAGTACGTTATTTTGCTTACAGCATTTCAAACAAACATAATAAATTCAGCTATTTCGACAAGTCTTGCACAAATTGATAGCAGTCAATTGGCTGCTTAACATTCTTTATCGATATTAATCCAATTAAACACGTAGATAGCACATAGATTTACTCCTCGGCAGTCACACTTCGATATCCTTCACAGGAACCAGCCCCTCCCTCCATCCTGCTCATCTTGGCATTTCAAAGGCTGCACTTCTGCTCATCTTTGCACTCCAAAGGATGCTTAGAACAATCAGAGCAAAGCAATTCCAAACAAAAAGTCTCCACATATTCAGTGTTATTTATACATCTTCCACATTCACTACACCGTAAGATGCAAAGTGAGCAGGCCCTACATTTTTGAGTAGCTTGATCTTTCACCTGGCAACCCTCTGCAGGACAATCATATACCAACCTTATTTTTTCACATATAGGGCATATTTGAACATCAATAGCCTGACTGTCATCAGCTAAACGATAAATATTCCTCCGAGAAAAGAAATGGGGTTTGTAAACATTTTGCCTCATCTGGCTATCTGCACCTAGAAGGAATTTCAGCTCTTCAAAATGTTCATGCATCACTCCATAAAGACCGCCAATCCAAAGGTGCTTTACCCCCATTTTACCTCTTTGATAGTTAAAAGACTTTAACATATTTACAATGCCCTCAATACTGAGTCTTGTACATGCAGGAACAAATAACTACATGAAATAAAAACAAGATTAATAAGCACAACATTATAGAAAACGCACACACTACTACTTGCAAAAAAGACCTTGTACCGAAGAAAACTATTGCAGCAAAAGGGTATTGATCCTGCACTCAACAGGTATGTCTTGCAAAAGTAGTTATCCCTAGAaacaaaaaactgaaaaattaGGAGAGGACACAACCAAATAGCCTAACATGCAATCTGCGAGCAACCAACAGGAAAATCAAGGGCATCAATCTAACAATCTAACGTGTCTATAAACAATTCAAACTTctataagtaaaaaataaaaactgcTAAAACATGGCTTTAGTCTCCTCAGTTAGGTAATGAAAACAATACAATGACCATCAAAAGTTCAGATTCTGCTTACAATTTAAAATAAGGGAATGATGATGATAGAATCATAGAACTACATCCAGACTGAGATCAGAGTCATTAGACAAAACATGTATAAATCATGTATTAAATtacatacacaaaaaatataATCCATCAAGGTTCCATGAAAAAGAGTTCATTTAGGAATTTCAAGTTAACTctaaaaaatattcaagttGTAGTGTGACAGACAACAGTAAGCAATTTATGTCATTCGTCTGACCAACATTTCAGTCTTTCACATAATAGTCAAGAATAAATAACTAAAATGCAACATTTATTACTCCACAAACAAAAGCAGATCATTAGAATTTGTTAAAGAGCATCTTGTTAACATCAACAAGCATACAAAAACCATATCATCATAGTTAGGACCACAAACAAcacaaaaatattaagaaaCATAAGGTAAAATGAAGATAAATAGCTAACCTTTGTCAAATGTGGATTAGAGTCAAGTACCCGCCTCAAACCGTCATCTGTGATGCGGGTACACTCAAACAAACTCAAGAATTGTAAGTTTCCTTGAGCCCTGCTAGTCAATTGCAAGAGGACATCGTCACTGATCTCTGTCAATGGATTTTCAATGTGAATGCTCTTCCATAATAAAGGATCATTTTTTACAGTAAGCCGCAAGGACCTACAAACACTTTCTACCACCAAAAGATCCTTCACTCCAAGGTAACAAAGAGCAAAAGATAAAGCCTCATGAGGGGCTCCTTCATCTTTACCAGAGCAAGACGTCGCACCAGCCCCTGTTTCCATGGTCTGGGGCAGAACACTGCTTGAACCTACATTATTGAAGCCTGCAGTGTCCCCCACATTGCAAGCTGAGCCAAGACCAACATGGACCAAGGCATCCCTCATATCTCTCTCCCCAATAATCCAATTCACTGGATCACCTTTATTCAGGTTGTCATCAGACCGAACGTGACTATTAGGGAATGATTGGAACCTCATAGAATCAttccaaataaaattaaaacctGCAAATAAATCATAGTCCTCATTACTTGGACCAACATGGTTTCTCCTACATCCTCCATAATCAACTTCCAGATCCTCAAGCCAACCAGTAATGGCTGTGATAGTGGTGCTTATATCCATCCCAAATGGATCAGTAGGGAGAAGGTCAATGATATCCTCCGATACCGACTCCGAATAATCACACTTGTCTACTCTTTTTCCTCCATAACCATAATCAAATCCCTCGTGCGGTTCTCGACAAACACGCCACGACCAAGAAAAATTCTCCACATTCTTCTCCGAAACACCCTCCACTAAACACCCATTTACAATTCTCATGGGTGATACCAAATTATCCTCAGATATATGTGCCGGAAATATAGGCCGATGCGAAAAATTTAATGCCATTTATGATTTGGAACAACTCTAAAGATAACTACAAGGAATACTCTAGACACCTAAAAGgaggattttttttcttttttctttttctttttcttctttttggttttgtgttttttctctctttttggtGTGTAATATGGTGACGCAAAGCTTATTAGATTCAACAAGAAAACCCTCAATTTAGGATGGTAAACTAAAAGACAACACACCTAAAATCTCATAGAGCCTCTTgtaagaaaaatctaaataatacAAAATCAGCGAAACGACACctcactttttttttcaaaattagtactatacaaatcaaataaaaagcaTCAATGATTATTTGGCAGAATAGGAAAACTTAACAAGCTAGGGTTTGCAAAAGAATGTGGAAAAGAATAAAATTGTAAGGAACAAAAGAAAAACAGATAAGTAGGAGACAACGGAACCTGATTGAGCGTTAAAATCCTAATTTACTCAGCGAAGAATACAATCGACAGAGAAAAGGCAGGAATCATCGATTAGAGCAGATGAAAAAACGGGGAATTGAAATTCCTCCGAAATCAATTTCACCAAAAGAAGAAATGGAGATTGGAAATCTGCCGATCGAGCTCAAAGAGAGCaaaaataggaaaatacaaAGAAATTGAGTAGTAACAGGAGGTGGAGGAGGAGTtgaagagaaagaaaataagagagaaaatcTAAGGGTATCTATTTCGGGGTGGGGTTTGAGGGTAAGGGGAAATTTTGGGAGAAATTGTGTATTGAATTGGGAGAGTCAAAACTAAAACCGACACGTGTCCGGTGACTATCTCTTT
This Solanum dulcamara chromosome 1, daSolDulc1.2, whole genome shotgun sequence DNA region includes the following protein-coding sequences:
- the LOC129885791 gene encoding F-box protein SKIP14, which produces MALNFSHRPIFPAHISEDNLVSPMRIVNGCLVEGVSEKNVENFSWSWRVCREPHEGFDYGYGGKRVDKCDYSESVSEDIIDLLPTDPFGMDISTTITAITGWLEDLEVDYGGCRRNHVGPSNEDYDLFAGFNFIWNDSMRFQSFPNSHVRSDDNLNKGDPVNWIIGERDMRDALVHVGLGSACNVGDTAGFNNVGSSSVLPQTMETGAGATSCSGKDEGAPHEALSFALCYLGVKDLLVVESVCRSLRLTVKNDPLLWKSIHIENPLTEISDDVLLQLTSRAQGNLQFLSLFECTRITDDGLRRVLDSNPHLTKLFVPACTRLSIEGIVNMLKSFNYQRGKMGVKHLWIGGLYGVMHEHFEELKFLLGADSQMRQNVYKPHFFSRRNIYRLADDSQAIDVQICPICEKIRLVYDCPAEGCQVKDQATQKCRACSLCILRCSECGRCINNTEYVETFCLELLCSDCSKHPLECKDEQKCSL